GTCGGTCGAGCGAACCATCCTTTTTCGAAGCCCGCGGGTCGGCCAGTCCCGCCTGTAAGAAAGGTGGCTCCTTGTTCGGCGCCTAGGCGAATGTAGGTTTGAATTCTCTCCCACTGAGCGCGGCTTGCAAGCGGCCCAATCCGAACCTCGGGGTCGCGAGGGTCACCGACTTTCAGCCTTTCGGCTTCTATCCTCAGCCTCTCCGAAATCTCGACTAGTCGAGACCGTGGCGCCAGGATTCGGCTTCCCGCAACACAGGCCTGACCGCTATTTGCGAAACCGGACATCAACGCGATAGGGATCGCCTCTTCAAGGTCGGCATCTGACAGAATGATTGTTGGCGCCTTGCCTCCCAGTTCCAGAACCACTCTCTTGATTCCGTCGATGGCTGCGTGCTGAATGATTTTCGCTGCCTGCGTGGAGCCGGTGAAGCTGATAGTTGCTACATCCGGATCGTTCGTAAGCGCCGCGCCGACGACCGGGCCTGTTCCGTTGACAATATTGAGAACGCCTGCAGGGAGGCCAGCCTGATGCAGCCGTTTAGCAAGCACTTCGGTTTGAAAGGCACTCTGTTCAGCCGGTTTGATGACCAGGGGTGAACCGGAACCGATCGCATGAGCGAGCTTGGTGGCGATAAATCCGAAGTTGCTGTTCCAAGGCGTGATAGCGGCGAGCACCCCGCGCGGGAGCATCCTTACCGTGCTTTTACCAACAACTCGTTCAAAGTCGTAGGCAGCCACGGTTTCTGCCATGACATCGAAGATCGATGCCGTGTTCTGCACTGAAAACTCGGTGAAGTAAGCGGGAGCTCCGTACTCCTCTGTCATGGCTTGAACAAGCTCATCGGGCCTCGCTGCGATCACATCGCGAAGGCTCCTGAGCATATCAATGCGCTCTTGCGTCGTTGATGCCGCTAAAGCGGGAAAAGCTTGCTTAGCGGCCTCCACCGCAGCCTTTGCGTCTTCCGCATTCCCAAGCCGCACGTCGCCAATTTTCTCTTCGGTGGCCGGGTTGATGAGCTCTGACCGCTCATTGCCCTTCGGCACCACGAATTCGCCGTTGATGTAGACATGTTCGATTGATCGCATTGATCGGGCCTCAATAAGGTATGGTTCGGGATTTGGCTGGCCCCAAGGCCGCCAGGGGCAGATCGAATGTTGCGCGCTATCATTGCCGAAGGAGAGACAGCATCTCCTCGGCTTGTGTCTCTTCTGTTTCGGGTCGGACGCAAAACGAAAGCTCGTGTGGCAACCGTCGACACGGTTGAAACAGAACCCCCGATGAAATCTTGCTTAATGCACTCCTTTGGAGGGACGTGCGTCGATCGCCCTCAAGCTGATGCGCCTAATGTAGCTTTTGCCTATTATGCTGATAAGCAGACCAAACCTGCACGAGCTGATAAGGGAACAAGGACAATGATGCGCGGATCACTTGCGGAGCTTGAGGCGGTGGTCGCGGTTGCCGCACGCGGCGGCTTTCGCGCAGCCGCCCGCGACCTGGGTATCTCCTCCTCCGCACTAAGCCAGCAGATCGGCGCGTTGGAGACCCGCATCGGTGTGCGGCTCTTCAATCGGTCCACCCGCAGCGTAGTGCTGTCAGCAGCTGGCGAGCGGTTCGTTTCGGAGATTACACCGGCGCTGGCTGCGATCCGGAGTGCCATTGCCCATGCCGACGAGCATCGAGTTGAGCCGACGGGTACGCTACGCTTAAACAGCTCGATCGGCGCTACCAGAATGATCCTTGCCCCCGTCGTGATCGAGTACATGCGCCGCTATCCGCAAGTGGCGGTGGAGATTGTAACGGAGGATGCGCTTGTTGATATCAACGCGCAGGGCTTTGATGCTGGAATCCGGATCCGTGAGACCGTGCCGCCGGATATGGTGGTTGTACCGATCAGCGACAGCATCCGCCCTGCGATTGTCTGCGCACCGGAATACTTGAAGAACTACGGAGAACCGGAAGTCCCCGCCGATCTTCAGGCTCATCAGTGCATCCGGGCTCGCATGGCCAATGGCGCCTTATATAGCTGGGAATTCGAGCGCAGGGGGCAGACCTTCAGCATAACCGTCCACGGCAAGCTGACGCTCGACGACAGCGACCTGATACTTCGCGCCGCGAGAGAAGGGGTGGGACTGGCCTATCTGAACGAGTGGCAGGTTTCTGAAGACCTTGCGAATGGTCGCCTTCAGAAAGTCCTCGAAGATTGGACGGCTCCCTATCCAGGCCTTTGCCTCTACTATCCGGGCCGCCGTCACATACCCGCGAAGCTACGCAGTTTCGTCGAACTCATCAGAGAGGTCAGACGGGAGTAGGCTCCATCGCTGCCCGCGAGAGATAGGAAAGGAACGGCTCCTGCCACGTGGATGAGCCGATCTGCGACGGCGTCTAATTAGACGTTACGCCATCCGCTTGGCCGGCAAGGGCGAGGGCGCAAGCTTGATATCCTGCGCGCCGTCGTCGCTGCGCGCAAAACCATCGCGCCCGCCGGAGGTGTGGGTTCTGCCGGCTCAAAGGACATTCTCAATCTCGGTCATGGCAGACTCCTTTCGTTCCGCCGCCAACAGCGGCGCTCTCTGACAAGATTGTTCTGACCGATCGGCAAATCCGGCATGTTTGCCAAAACGCCGAATGTGTATCGAAGCGTCGCCGGTGACCACCCGCTGGCGCCCGCATTGTCCAAAACACGAGGCTGGCCCGATCAGCGGAAAGTCACCTCAGCCGCCAGCCCCCCACCTTGCCGATTATAGAGGCGCACAGAGCCGCCGATCGTTCCCGCAAGCTGCTGGGCGATCGCAAGTCCAAGACCTGTTCCGCCTGTGTCACGGTTGCGCGATGTCTCAATCCGGAAGAAGGGTTGCATGGCGCTATCCAGCATATCGTCAGGGATGCCCGGGCCGCGATCCAGCACGGTAACGACGACATCGCCCTCGCCACTCCGCTCGACGGCGATCTCGGCGCTACCGGCGAACTTGATGGCGTTATCTATAAAGTTCGTCAGTATCCGTCGCAGCGCGTGCGGTTTGGTCGACGCCGTGCCCTGGATAACGCCGAGAACGGTTACGGCTTTTCCGGTGTCCTGGTAGTCGTAGGCGATGCTGTCGATGAAGGAGGCAAGATCGATCCGAGAGGTCTTTTCGCCGTTGCCGTGCGAGCTGCGCGCGTAGGCAATGCCGTCCTGCACCAGCCGCTCGATCTCCCGCAGGTCGCTGACCAGCTTTTCCTTCTCCGGCGTATCGTCAGCCATATCGGCGCGCAGCCGCATACGGGTGATCGGTGTCTGCAGGTCGTGCGAGATCGCCGCGAGAATCTGTACACGCTCCTCCAGATAATGCGCGATCCGGTCGCGCATCGCGTTGAAGGCGCGGGCAGCGTGGGCGACTTCACTCGGCCCGCCGGCGCTCATCGGCGATCCCTTTTTGCTTGGATCGAGCGCCTCGGCCGCTGCGGCAAGCGCGCTCAGGGGGCGGATGGCCTGGCGCACCGCAAACCAAGTGCACAGAACCAAAAGCGCCATTTGCGCGGCGAAGACATAGGGCAGCCACTCGGCCAACG
Above is a window of Rhizobium etli 8C-3 DNA encoding:
- a CDS encoding aldehyde dehydrogenase family protein, with amino-acid sequence MRSIEHVYINGEFVVPKGNERSELINPATEEKIGDVRLGNAEDAKAAVEAAKQAFPALAASTTQERIDMLRSLRDVIAARPDELVQAMTEEYGAPAYFTEFSVQNTASIFDVMAETVAAYDFERVVGKSTVRMLPRGVLAAITPWNSNFGFIATKLAHAIGSGSPLVIKPAEQSAFQTEVLAKRLHQAGLPAGVLNIVNGTGPVVGAALTNDPDVATISFTGSTQAAKIIQHAAIDGIKRVVLELGGKAPTIILSDADLEEAIPIALMSGFANSGQACVAGSRILAPRSRLVEISERLRIEAERLKVGDPRDPEVRIGPLASRAQWERIQTYIRLGAEQGATFLTGGTGRPAGFEKGWFARPTIFADVTNDMRIAREEIFGPVLCLIAYADEDEAVKIANDSDYGLQAYVLGSDLHRARQFSERLIAGRVVVNGAPHDPRAPFGGFKQSGIGREIGAYGLDGMLEPRAILTP
- a CDS encoding LysR family transcriptional regulator, whose amino-acid sequence is MRGSLAELEAVVAVAARGGFRAAARDLGISSSALSQQIGALETRIGVRLFNRSTRSVVLSAAGERFVSEITPALAAIRSAIAHADEHRVEPTGTLRLNSSIGATRMILAPVVIEYMRRYPQVAVEIVTEDALVDINAQGFDAGIRIRETVPPDMVVVPISDSIRPAIVCAPEYLKNYGEPEVPADLQAHQCIRARMANGALYSWEFERRGQTFSITVHGKLTLDDSDLILRAAREGVGLAYLNEWQVSEDLANGRLQKVLEDWTAPYPGLCLYYPGRRHIPAKLRSFVELIREVRRE
- a CDS encoding sensor histidine kinase; protein product: MREGSRRIGWWPGSLRSRLFLILFAGLAIAYGLSFSILFAERYMSAKAVMLGTLESDLATSIAVVDRLPANERADWVDRLSRGNYRLVLGPGLPGVSDMSGRGAEIAERIEEAAGHKFPLRVESIPGDGKRLQAHLTLSDGAPLTIDVTPRGVMPLAEWLPYVFAAQMALLVLCTWFAVRQAIRPLSALAAAAEALDPSKKGSPMSAGGPSEVAHAARAFNAMRDRIAHYLEERVQILAAISHDLQTPITRMRLRADMADDTPEKEKLVSDLREIERLVQDGIAYARSSHGNGEKTSRIDLASFIDSIAYDYQDTGKAVTVLGVIQGTASTKPHALRRILTNFIDNAIKFAGSAEIAVERSGEGDVVVTVLDRGPGIPDDMLDSAMQPFFRIETSRNRDTGGTGLGLAIAQQLAGTIGGSVRLYNRQGGGLAAEVTFR